The DNA sequence TTTTGAATATACCATGCTCTATCATAGGTACGATTCATCAATTTTAAGATACGACTATTTCCACTTTGTACAGGTAGGTGAATGTGTTTACAAATATTGTCATAGGCTTTGATGGTATATAATACTTCATCTGTGATGTCTTTAGGATGTGAAGTAGAGAAACGAACTCTAAAACTTGGATCAATATCAGCAACCATAGCCAGTAATTTTGCGAAATGAACCGTTTGGTTATTATGGATGACTGTAGTCGCTGTAGCATTTGTTGGGGTCCAATTATAGGAGTCCACATTTTGTCCTAAAAGTGTAATTTCTTTATATCCTTTGTCAAATAGTTTTTTAGCCTCTTCAACAATAGAGTGAGGATCTCTGCTACGTTCGCGTCCTCTGGTAAAAGGAACGATACAAAAAGAGCACATATTATTGCATCCCCTCATAATGGATATAAAGGCGGTAACACCATTTGAGTTGAGTCGAACGGGTTCAATATCTGCATAGGTCTCTTCTTTAGATAAGAAGGTATTTACGGCTTTATATCCCTGGTCTACTTGATGAATCAATCTTGGGAGGTCTCTATAGGCATCGGGGCCTGCTACTATATCTACAACTTTTTCTTCTTCTAGTAGTTGTATTTTAAGTCGTTCTGCCATACAACCCAGTACACCTATAATAAGGTCGGGATGTTTTATTTTTTGTTGATTAAAATCTAATAATCTATTGCGAATGGTCTGCTCAGCCTTATCTCTAATAGCACAGGTATTGATAAAAATGAGATCTGCTTCTGAGCAACTGCTCGTAAGTGTAAAACCCTGCTTTTCCATGATAGCAGAAATAATTTCACTATCAGAAAAATTCATTTGACAGCCATAACTTTCGATATATACCTTTCTGTGTAGGGGAGGTAGATTCCTATCACAAGCGTTAAGAAGATCTTGCGTTGAACGTTTTCTAGAAGCGTTAGGTGTTTCTTTTTGAATATTTTTGATCATAATTTTTCCCTTTTTTCTAAGGAAGTTTTACAATGTGGTATAAAACCATTACCATCTCTGCAGATATGTAGCGTTATACTAATTTACGAAATAGGTGTGGATTGCTCTATAT is a window from the Cardinium endosymbiont of Culicoides punctatus genome containing:
- the miaB gene encoding tRNA (N6-isopentenyl adenosine(37)-C2)-methylthiotransferase MiaB, with protein sequence MIKNIQKETPNASRKRSTQDLLNACDRNLPPLHRKVYIESYGCQMNFSDSEIISAIMEKQGFTLTSSCSEADLIFINTCAIRDKAEQTIRNRLLDFNQQKIKHPDLIIGVLGCMAERLKIQLLEEEKVVDIVAGPDAYRDLPRLIHQVDQGYKAVNTFLSKEETYADIEPVRLNSNGVTAFISIMRGCNNMCSFCIVPFTRGRERSRDPHSIVEEAKKLFDKGYKEITLLGQNVDSYNWTPTNATATTVIHNNQTVHFAKLLAMVADIDPSFRVRFSTSHPKDITDEVLYTIKAYDNICKHIHLPVQSGNSRILKLMNRTYDRAWYIQKIDAIRTILGPSCAISSDMISGFCSETEEEHTDTLTLMDYVKYDFSFMFYYSERPGTLAARKYPDDVSEEIKRRRLSEIIAKQREHGLFRNQQHLHQVQQVLIEKDSRKSPDFFQGRNSQNKIVVFPKGIHQVGSYVDVHITNCNAATLFGEVC